The Euphorbia lathyris chromosome 8, ddEupLath1.1, whole genome shotgun sequence genome has a window encoding:
- the LOC136204020 gene encoding B3 domain-containing protein REM9-like codes for MAEKQKRPTKPHFFQPLLPGFQHQLSVPVSFYLQHLKGENPEKAVLRSPINGKLWHVKMKGRLIEDGWQEFSEEHELHVGDFCVFRYDGGFVFDVLVFDPSSCQREYSSFTVKQTPPEVKEEDIAGEEDEDEGSPRNMPKQRKT; via the exons ATGgcagaaaaacaaaaaagaccCACAAAACCCCACTTCTTCCAGCCTCTTCTTCCTGGATTCCAACACCAACTT TCAGTTCCAGTGTCGTTTTACCTGCAACATTTGAAGGGGGAAAACCCAGAAAAGGCAGTTTTGAGAAGTCCGATAAATGGGAAGCTATGGCATGTGAAGATGAAAGGGAGATTAATTGAAGATGGATGGCAAGAATTTAGTGAAGAACATGAATTGCATGTTGGTGATTTCTGTGTTTTCAGATATGATGGTGGTTTTGTGTTTGATGTTCTGGTTTTTGATCCAAGTTCTTGTCAAAGAGAGTATTCTTCTTTTACTGTCAAACAAACACCACCTGAAGTAAAAGAAGAAGATATAGcaggagaagaagatgaagatgaaggatCTCCAa